One genomic window of Aliiroseovarius sp. M344 includes the following:
- a CDS encoding carboxypeptidase M32, translated as MTAFDNLMVFQRDTQALTEVAGRLGWDQETVMPDGAGPQRAEEMAAIEKVLHARRIDPKVADWLDAIETDALDVAAAAQIREIRRAQERAQKVPVELSTAIARATSAAQRKWADARAADDFVAFRPVLEEIVALRREEAAALAGGGDLYDALLDDYEPGASGTEIQAMFDAMRPRLVRLRDAALGASHQPEKVIGTYPAKRQMRLARKLAQKFGYDLNNGRIDKALHPFSSGSGLDVRITTRTNPEDPFNCFYSTIHEVGHACYEQNVDRDYLLTPIGRGASMGVHESQSRIYENQFGRSRAFTGWLFGQMEQRFGYAPASNPDAFYGTVNRLEKGYIRTEADEVQYNLHVMLRFDLERRLISGHLDVADLEEAWNARFAADFGYDVDRASHGVLQDVHWAVGLFGYFPTYSLGNVYAGCLHQALRADLPKLDSKLAQGNATYATAWLSEKVQRHGALYAPKEVIEKATGQTVSVEPLLSYIEAKFGEIYRL; from the coding sequence ATGACCGCATTCGACAACCTGATGGTGTTTCAACGTGACACCCAAGCGCTGACTGAAGTTGCAGGGCGCCTTGGTTGGGATCAGGAAACCGTGATGCCAGATGGGGCAGGGCCACAGAGGGCCGAGGAAATGGCGGCCATTGAAAAAGTGCTTCATGCCCGTCGGATCGATCCAAAAGTGGCCGATTGGCTGGATGCCATTGAAACGGATGCGCTTGACGTTGCCGCCGCCGCCCAGATCCGTGAAATACGCCGGGCACAGGAACGTGCTCAGAAAGTGCCCGTGGAGCTTTCTACCGCCATTGCCCGCGCGACGTCGGCTGCGCAACGAAAATGGGCAGACGCCCGCGCCGCGGACGATTTCGTGGCGTTCAGACCGGTGCTGGAAGAAATCGTGGCGCTGCGCCGCGAAGAAGCCGCCGCCCTTGCCGGGGGTGGTGACCTCTATGATGCGCTGCTGGACGATTACGAACCCGGCGCGTCCGGCACTGAAATTCAGGCGATGTTTGACGCGATGCGGCCACGGCTGGTCAGGTTGCGCGATGCGGCACTTGGGGCATCGCACCAACCCGAAAAGGTAATTGGCACCTATCCCGCAAAGAGGCAGATGCGGCTTGCCCGAAAACTTGCACAAAAATTTGGTTATGACCTGAACAATGGCCGGATCGACAAAGCCCTGCATCCCTTCAGCTCTGGTTCCGGTCTGGATGTGCGGATCACCACACGGACCAATCCCGAAGACCCGTTTAACTGCTTTTACTCTACCATCCACGAAGTCGGGCACGCCTGTTATGAGCAAAACGTCGATCGCGATTACCTGCTGACACCAATTGGGCGCGGCGCCTCGATGGGGGTGCACGAAAGTCAGTCGCGTATCTACGAAAACCAGTTCGGCCGCTCGCGCGCCTTTACAGGGTGGCTTTTCGGCCAGATGGAGCAACGGTTCGGTTATGCGCCAGCCAGCAATCCAGACGCCTTTTATGGCACCGTCAATCGGCTGGAAAAGGGCTATATCCGTACCGAAGCGGATGAAGTTCAGTATAATCTGCACGTCATGTTGCGGTTCGATCTGGAGCGCCGCCTGATATCGGGCCATTTGGACGTTGCGGATCTGGAAGAGGCCTGGAATGCCCGGTTTGCTGCGGATTTTGGCTATGACGTTGATCGCGCCTCACATGGGGTGCTGCAAGATGTGCATTGGGCCGTTGGTCTGTTTGGCTATTTCCCGACATATAGCCTTGGGAATGTCTATGCAGGCTGCCTGCACCAGGCTTTGCGTGCTGATTTGCCCAAGCTGGATTCTAAGCTAGCACAAGGCAACGCAACCTATGCGACCGCGTGGCTCAGCGAAAAAGTTCAACGCCACGGCGCGCTTTATGCACCCAAAGAGGTGATCGAGAAAGCAACAGGCCAAACGGTGTCCGTCGAACCGCTGCTTTCGTATATTGAGGCAAAGTTTGGCGAGATTTATCGGTTGTAG
- a CDS encoding LysR family transcriptional regulator: MRVFLAVMREGSTLAASRNLGVNQTTVARRIDVLEHDLDVTLFVRTTRGAEPTDIATTLLPYAEALEQAAHTLEAEAEAEKGRASAPIRITAFEDEMFGNIGAVVSEFVENNPGVSFEFVFSERNLDLMKGEADVALRMTPAISDDRLIARKVGQTQWTYYASHAYAASHTLPAQFSDDMEDHRVHLLNHFQSKRRNLVRCTTSNDMMMAIQTGQGNGPFPVTVGDANANLVRCFDPPPGSDLPVWLIVSPSAYQRPEIRRFTAFAAPRIARNLKNPS, from the coding sequence GTGCGGGTATTCCTCGCGGTGATGCGCGAGGGGTCCACTCTTGCGGCCTCTCGGAATTTGGGGGTCAACCAAACCACCGTGGCGCGACGCATCGACGTTCTTGAACACGACCTCGACGTGACGCTGTTCGTCAGAACCACGCGAGGGGCAGAGCCGACGGACATTGCAACCACCTTGTTGCCCTATGCCGAAGCTCTGGAACAAGCCGCCCATACCTTAGAGGCTGAAGCCGAGGCCGAGAAAGGCAGAGCCAGCGCACCAATCCGTATTACCGCCTTTGAAGACGAGATGTTTGGCAATATCGGGGCCGTGGTCTCCGAATTTGTTGAAAATAATCCCGGTGTCAGCTTTGAATTCGTATTCTCGGAACGAAATCTGGATCTGATGAAAGGCGAGGCGGATGTTGCCTTGCGCATGACACCGGCGATTTCAGACGACAGGCTGATTGCTCGAAAAGTCGGGCAAACGCAGTGGACCTATTATGCCTCGCACGCCTATGCCGCCAGCCATACACTGCCTGCGCAATTCAGCGACGACATGGAAGATCACCGCGTTCATCTTCTGAACCATTTTCAAAGCAAGCGACGCAACCTTGTGCGGTGCACGACATCCAACGACATGATGATGGCGATCCAGACCGGACAGGGAAACGGCCCATTTCCAGTGACGGTTGGGGATGCAAACGCCAACCTTGTCCGCTGTTTCGATCCGCCACCCGGATCGGACCTACCGGTCTGGTTGATCGTTTCTCCGTCTGCCTATCAACGGCCCGAAATCCGCCGCTTCACTGCCTTTGCCGCACCCCGGATTGCACGCAACCTCAAGAACCCAAGCTAG
- a CDS encoding VOC family protein yields MAKVTGIGGVFIKSTGKGSALAEWYQTHLGITLEDFGGAVLNWQDDKANDGGLTVWTTTDHNSDWFAPSTSSFMINYRVDDLDGLLTQLRDADIQVVAGPERHENGAFAWIMDPEGNKIELWEPCLWNDARVKPDDT; encoded by the coding sequence ATGGCAAAGGTTACCGGCATTGGAGGGGTTTTTATCAAATCCACGGGGAAAGGGTCCGCATTGGCCGAATGGTATCAAACCCACCTCGGGATTACGCTCGAAGATTTCGGTGGCGCGGTTTTGAACTGGCAAGACGACAAGGCCAATGACGGTGGATTGACGGTTTGGACCACGACCGACCACAACAGCGATTGGTTTGCGCCAAGTACCTCCAGTTTCATGATCAATTACCGCGTCGATGATCTGGACGGGCTGCTCACGCAGTTGAGAGACGCTGACATTCAGGTTGTCGCCGGCCCCGAACGCCATGAAAACGGCGCTTTCGCATGGATCATGGACCCGGAAGGCAACAAAATTGAGTTGTGGGAGCCGTGCTTGTGGAATGATGCGCGGGTGAAGCCCGACGACACTTAA
- a CDS encoding alpha/beta hydrolase codes for MPEVIFPGPEGRLEGRYHAQKEKDAPIAIILHPHPQFGGTMNNKVVYNLHYAFHNMGFNVLRFNFRGVGRSQGEYDQGVGELSDAASALDYLQSMNQNAKHCWVAGFSFGAWIGMQLLMRRPEITGFISVSPPANMYDFSFLAPCPSSGLIINGTADRVAPPADTHALVNKLHEQKGITVTHTEIERSGHFFEDDHMDTMITHVDEYVRRRLTETTR; via the coding sequence ATGCCCGAAGTGATTTTCCCCGGCCCAGAGGGCCGTCTTGAAGGCCGTTACCACGCCCAAAAGGAAAAAGACGCCCCCATCGCCATTATTCTTCATCCGCACCCGCAGTTTGGCGGCACGATGAACAACAAGGTCGTCTATAACCTGCATTATGCGTTCCATAACATGGGCTTCAACGTCCTGCGGTTCAATTTCCGCGGCGTGGGGCGTAGCCAGGGTGAGTATGATCAGGGCGTCGGCGAATTGTCCGATGCGGCCTCGGCGCTGGATTACCTGCAGTCGATGAACCAGAACGCCAAGCATTGCTGGGTCGCCGGCTTCTCGTTCGGGGCTTGGATCGGGATGCAACTGCTGATGCGCCGCCCGGAAATCACCGGCTTCATCTCGGTCAGTCCGCCCGCCAACATGTATGATTTCAGCTTTCTGGCGCCCTGCCCCAGTTCTGGCCTGATCATCAACGGCACCGCCGACCGCGTGGCGCCACCCGCTGATACCCATGCGCTGGTCAACAAACTGCATGAGCAAAAGGGCATCACCGTCACCCATACCGAGATTGAGCGTTCGGGTCACTTCTTTGAAGATGATCATATGGACACGATGATCACGCATGTGGACGAATATGTTCGCCGCCGCCTGACCGAAACGACCCGGTAA
- a CDS encoding Rrf2 family transcriptional regulator — protein sequence MKLSTKGRYAMVALADLALQDNDALLSLTDLAKRQDISLPYLEQLFVKLRRAGLVDSVRGPGGGYKLARPASEIRVSEVLEAVDETVSAMHKGAGASGASSGSKAQSMTNRLWEGLSAHVYVFLHQTRLSDVVKNELTPCPAVPTLFSVVDEE from the coding sequence ATGAAGCTGTCTACGAAGGGACGTTATGCGATGGTGGCGCTGGCCGATCTTGCGTTGCAGGACAATGACGCCTTGCTGTCGCTGACGGACCTGGCCAAGCGGCAAGATATTTCGCTGCCTTATCTAGAGCAATTGTTCGTCAAACTCCGCCGCGCCGGGCTGGTCGACAGCGTTCGTGGACCTGGGGGTGGCTATAAACTGGCGCGCCCGGCTTCGGAAATACGTGTGTCCGAGGTTCTTGAGGCCGTCGACGAAACAGTTTCGGCGATGCACAAAGGGGCAGGCGCGTCGGGCGCAAGCTCGGGGTCCAAAGCGCAATCGATGACCAACCGTTTGTGGGAAGGGCTGTCGGCACATGTCTATGTGTTCTTGCACCAAACCCGCTTGTCCGACGTGGTCAAGAACGAGCTGACACCTTGCCCGGCGGTGCCAACGCTGTTTTCGGTAGTGGACGAGGAATGA
- a CDS encoding cysteine desulfurase family protein: MTRVYLDWNATTPLRAEAKDAMVDAMDVVGNPSSVHAEGRAAKGLIERARKDLAVALGAEGADIIFTSSATEAAALALAGKGISCAGIEHDAVRSWCDESLPVGKNGAVGVTDPAKSALQLANSETGVIQSLPDGVFLTDATQAFGKIPFAFNWCGAQMAIVSAHKLGGPKGIGALVVKRGTEIEARIKGGGQEMGRRSGTENVVGIAGFAAAARAAQADLEAGAGARVEKLRKILENTIAESSNKTIFVGKDANRLPNTSCFVTPGWKGETQVMVMDLAGFAVSAGSACSSGKVKTSAALVAMGFDRDQAGCALRVSLGAATSENEVRAFAKAWASEYEKFQARAY, from the coding sequence GTGACGCGCGTGTATCTGGATTGGAACGCCACAACGCCTTTGCGGGCCGAGGCCAAGGACGCGATGGTTGACGCGATGGATGTGGTTGGAAACCCTTCCTCGGTCCACGCGGAAGGGCGGGCGGCCAAAGGTCTGATAGAACGCGCGCGCAAGGATCTGGCCGTGGCGCTGGGGGCTGAAGGCGCGGATATTATTTTCACATCATCCGCCACCGAAGCGGCGGCCTTGGCCTTGGCGGGCAAAGGGATTTCTTGCGCAGGCATTGAGCATGACGCCGTGCGGTCCTGGTGTGACGAGAGCTTACCAGTTGGCAAAAACGGCGCTGTAGGCGTCACCGATCCGGCCAAGTCGGCGCTTCAACTGGCGAATTCGGAAACTGGCGTCATCCAGAGCCTGCCGGATGGCGTGTTTCTCACCGATGCCACGCAAGCTTTCGGCAAAATCCCCTTTGCGTTCAACTGGTGTGGCGCGCAGATGGCGATCGTGTCGGCCCATAAGCTGGGCGGTCCGAAAGGGATCGGCGCGCTTGTTGTCAAACGTGGCACAGAGATCGAAGCGCGCATCAAGGGTGGCGGGCAAGAAATGGGGCGCCGATCAGGCACGGAAAATGTCGTAGGTATTGCCGGATTTGCCGCCGCAGCCCGCGCGGCGCAGGCGGATCTTGAAGCCGGGGCGGGTGCGCGAGTTGAGAAACTTAGAAAGATTCTAGAAAACACCATTGCGGAATCGTCAAATAAGACTATTTTTGTCGGGAAAGACGCGAACAGGCTTCCCAACACCTCTTGCTTCGTCACTCCGGGCTGGAAGGGCGAGACACAGGTGATGGTGATGGACCTGGCTGGATTTGCGGTTTCCGCAGGCTCGGCTTGTTCATCCGGGAAGGTAAAAACCAGTGCTGCTTTGGTGGCGATGGGCTTTGACCGGGACCAGGCGGGATGCGCATTGCGTGTCTCGCTTGGTGCTGCCACGAGTGAGAATGAGGTGCGTGCCTTCGCAAAGGCATGGGCCAGTGAATACGAGAAATTTCAGGCGCGCGCCTATTAA
- the sufB gene encoding Fe-S cluster assembly protein SufB has product MAGVDELNVKEGVEEETVEAVKSLAGQYKYGWETDIEMEYAPKGVNPDIVRLISSKNEEPEWMTEWRLEAFARWEKMVEPSWALLNYPEIDFQDQYYYARPKSMETKPKSLEEVDPKLLATYEKLGIPLKEQMILAGVEGAEDIPAEGRKVAVDAVFDSVSVGTTFQAELKKAGVIFCSISEAIREHPELVKKYLGSVVPVSDNYYATLNSAVFSDGSFVYIPPNTRCPMELSTYFRINAENTGQFERTLIIADKGSYVSYLEGCTAPKRDTAQLHAAVVEIIIEEDAEVKYSTVQNWYPGDEDGRGGIYNFVTKRADCRGDRSKVMWTQVETGSAVTWKYPSCILRGNESQGEFYSIAITNNHQQADTGTKMVHLGRDTKSRIVSKGISAGLAQNTYRGLVSMHPKAKNSRNYTQCDSLLIGDKCGAHTVPYIEVKNNSSRVEHEATTSKVDEEQMFYCRQRGMDEEAAVALIVNGFAKEVLQALPMEFAMEAQQLVAISLEGSVG; this is encoded by the coding sequence ATGGCCGGTGTGGATGAGCTGAACGTCAAAGAAGGCGTGGAAGAGGAAACCGTCGAGGCGGTGAAATCGCTGGCCGGACAGTACAAGTATGGCTGGGAAACTGACATTGAGATGGAATACGCCCCCAAAGGCGTAAATCCCGATATCGTTCGTCTGATCTCGTCAAAAAATGAAGAACCCGAATGGATGACCGAATGGCGTCTTGAGGCGTTCGCGCGCTGGGAAAAGATGGTGGAGCCCAGCTGGGCCTTGCTGAACTATCCCGAAATCGACTTTCAGGACCAGTATTACTATGCGCGTCCGAAATCGATGGAGACCAAGCCGAAGTCACTTGAAGAAGTAGATCCTAAGCTGTTGGCAACATACGAAAAGCTTGGCATTCCCCTGAAAGAACAAATGATCCTTGCCGGTGTCGAAGGCGCCGAGGATATTCCGGCGGAAGGCCGCAAAGTGGCAGTCGACGCGGTGTTTGACAGCGTATCCGTGGGCACGACATTTCAGGCAGAACTGAAAAAGGCTGGCGTGATTTTCTGCTCGATTTCAGAAGCGATCCGCGAGCATCCGGAATTGGTCAAGAAATACCTCGGCTCGGTGGTTCCGGTGTCGGATAACTATTACGCGACGCTGAACTCGGCCGTGTTTTCGGATGGATCGTTTGTTTACATCCCGCCAAACACACGCTGCCCGATGGAATTGTCGACCTATTTCCGCATCAACGCCGAAAATACCGGCCAGTTTGAACGCACGTTGATCATCGCCGACAAAGGGTCTTACGTCAGCTATCTGGAAGGCTGCACGGCACCAAAGCGCGACACAGCACAGCTTCATGCCGCCGTGGTCGAGATCATCATCGAAGAAGACGCCGAGGTGAAATACTCGACCGTTCAAAACTGGTATCCCGGTGACGAGGACGGCAGGGGTGGTATCTATAACTTCGTGACCAAACGCGCCGATTGTCGGGGCGACCGGTCCAAAGTGATGTGGACGCAGGTGGAAACCGGCTCGGCTGTGACGTGGAAATACCCGTCCTGCATCCTGCGGGGCAATGAAAGCCAGGGCGAGTTTTACTCAATCGCGATCACCAACAACCACCAGCAGGCCGACACCGGCACTAAGATGGTTCATCTGGGCCGCGATACCAAATCTCGGATCGTGTCCAAGGGGATTTCGGCCGGATTGGCGCAGAACACCTATCGTGGTCTGGTGTCGATGCACCCGAAGGCCAAGAATTCACGCAATTATACCCAGTGCGACAGTCTGCTGATTGGCGACAAATGCGGGGCGCACACGGTGCCGTATATTGAGGTGAAGAACAATTCCTCGCGGGTCGAGCACGAGGCGACGACCTCGAAGGTGGATGAGGAACAGATGTTCTATTGTCGCCAGCGGGGCATGGACGAAGAAGCGGCCGTGGCCCTGATCGTTAACGGCTTCGCCAAGGAGGTTCTACAAGCCCTGCCGATGGAATTTGCCATGGAAGCCCAACAACTTGTGGCGATTTCGCTGGAGGGAAGCGTTGGCTAG
- a CDS encoding heavy metal-binding domain-containing protein → MIITTTPSVEGHPIAKYHGIVTGEAILGANIFRDIFAQVRDIVGGRSGAYEEELGKARRTALAEMEEHAVSLGANAVVGVDLDYEVINNMLMVSASGTAVTVS, encoded by the coding sequence ATGATCATCACCACAACCCCCTCCGTCGAGGGCCATCCGATTGCAAAATACCACGGCATTGTCACCGGCGAGGCCATTCTGGGCGCGAACATCTTTCGCGATATCTTTGCACAGGTGCGCGACATCGTGGGCGGGCGCTCGGGTGCTTATGAAGAAGAACTGGGCAAGGCGCGTCGCACAGCGCTGGCCGAGATGGAAGAACATGCGGTGTCTCTGGGTGCCAATGCGGTCGTGGGCGTGGACCTCGACTATGAAGTGATCAACAATATGCTGATGGTGTCGGCCTCGGGCACGGCTGTCACTGTTTCGTAA
- the sufC gene encoding Fe-S cluster assembly ATPase SufC, with translation MLNINNLHVKLEEEDKRILKGVDLEVPAGSVHAIMGPNGSGKSTLSYVLSGRDGYDVTEGSATLDGKDLLDMDPEDRAAAGLFLAFQYPVEIPGVGNMTFLRTAVNAQRKARGEDEMSAADFLKFIRAKAKELKIDADMLKRPVNVGFSGGEKKRNEILQMAMLEPKMCILDETDSGLDVDAMKLVSEGVNALRDAGRSFLVITHYQRLLDHIKPDVVHIMADGRIVKSGGPELALEVENNGYADILAEMEVDA, from the coding sequence ATGCTGAATATCAATAACCTACACGTCAAACTTGAAGAAGAAGATAAGCGCATTCTGAAGGGCGTCGACCTTGAAGTGCCCGCCGGGTCTGTACACGCGATCATGGGCCCCAATGGCTCGGGCAAGTCAACGCTGTCCTATGTTCTGTCTGGTCGGGATGGTTACGACGTGACTGAAGGCAGTGCCACGCTGGACGGCAAGGACCTTTTGGACATGGACCCGGAAGACCGCGCCGCCGCGGGTCTTTTTCTGGCCTTCCAGTACCCGGTCGAAATTCCTGGCGTCGGGAACATGACGTTTCTGCGCACCGCCGTGAACGCGCAGCGCAAAGCGCGCGGGGAAGATGAAATGTCAGCCGCAGATTTCCTGAAATTCATCCGCGCCAAGGCCAAAGAGCTCAAAATCGACGCCGACATGCTGAAACGGCCCGTCAATGTGGGCTTTTCGGGCGGTGAGAAGAAACGCAACGAGATCCTGCAAATGGCGATGCTGGAACCCAAGATGTGCATTCTGGACGAAACGGATTCCGGTCTGGATGTGGATGCGATGAAACTGGTGTCGGAAGGTGTGAATGCGCTGCGCGATGCAGGCCGTTCTTTCCTTGTGATCACGCATTATCAACGTCTGCTTGATCATATCAAACCGGATGTCGTTCACATTATGGCCGACGGCCGGATCGTGAAATCCGGCGGGCCGGAACTGGCGTTGGAAGTTGAAAACAACGGGTATGCGGACATTCTGGCCGAGATGGAGGTCGACGCATGA
- the sufD gene encoding Fe-S cluster assembly protein SufD, producing MNTAAKQAPALISADARPVSSAWAADARADAATRFADMGLPTRRNEYWKWTRPDSLIAAKPSDAEVFDYGGEPPVFHAIDRLKIVFVDGVFDAAASDDLSGEGLEIERLADAAAKDIHWAKDIYGVLEARGQSPVARPLAAYNTAMATDGVVIRVTGRVSRPVSLFYRHESTSSDAILHHVIRVEEGAKLTLLENGAAAARFSKVAEVDVADNAEFHHVRAQGRDHQRQAITHLFARLGAQSVFKSFTMTVNGKLTRNECVLELLGDDAIAHVAGAALGDGADGEFHHDDTVFVTHDAVACESRQVFKKVLKNGAKGVFQGKILVKQGAQKTDGYQKSQSLLLDDDASFQAKPELEIYADDVICSHGSTSGAIDEEALFYLRSRGVPAHIATDLLVLAFLADAIEEIEDEAIAAEITDRLDAWLARHRG from the coding sequence ATGAACACCGCCGCCAAGCAAGCGCCTGCGCTGATCAGCGCCGATGCGCGCCCCGTGTCCAGCGCGTGGGCTGCAGATGCCCGCGCGGATGCAGCGACCCGGTTCGCTGATATGGGCTTGCCGACACGTCGCAACGAATACTGGAAATGGACGCGACCAGACAGCCTGATCGCGGCCAAACCTTCCGATGCGGAAGTATTTGATTACGGCGGCGAACCCCCTGTCTTCCACGCAATTGATCGGCTGAAGATCGTTTTTGTCGATGGGGTGTTTGACGCCGCCGCCTCGGACGATCTGTCGGGCGAGGGGCTCGAGATTGAGCGCCTGGCTGATGCCGCAGCCAAAGACATCCATTGGGCCAAGGACATCTATGGTGTGCTCGAAGCGCGCGGGCAGTCGCCCGTCGCCCGCCCACTGGCTGCCTACAATACCGCAATGGCGACGGATGGCGTCGTTATCCGCGTGACCGGCCGTGTAAGCCGCCCAGTCAGCCTGTTCTACCGCCATGAAAGCACCAGCTCAGACGCGATCCTGCATCACGTGATCCGTGTCGAAGAAGGCGCAAAGCTGACCCTTCTTGAGAATGGCGCGGCGGCGGCGCGGTTCTCAAAAGTGGCTGAGGTCGACGTGGCAGATAATGCAGAATTTCATCACGTGCGTGCGCAAGGGCGCGACCATCAACGGCAGGCTATCACCCATTTGTTTGCCCGTCTGGGCGCGCAGTCGGTGTTCAAAAGCTTCACAATGACCGTCAATGGCAAATTGACCCGCAACGAATGTGTGCTGGAACTTCTGGGCGATGATGCCATTGCCCATGTGGCAGGTGCGGCCTTGGGCGACGGCGCGGATGGTGAGTTTCACCACGACGATACGGTTTTTGTAACCCACGATGCCGTGGCCTGCGAAAGCCGTCAGGTTTTCAAAAAAGTGCTGAAAAACGGCGCAAAAGGCGTGTTTCAGGGCAAAATTCTGGTAAAGCAGGGCGCACAGAAGACCGATGGCTATCAGAAGTCGCAATCGTTGTTGCTGGATGATGATGCCAGTTTCCAAGCCAAACCTGAGCTTGAGATTTATGCCGATGACGTGATCTGTTCGCACGGATCGACCTCGGGGGCGATCGATGAAGAGGCGCTGTTCTATTTGCGTTCGCGCGGTGTGCCTGCTCATATCGCAACCGATCTTCTGGTGCTGGCGTTTCTTGCCGACGCCATTGAAGAGATCGAGGATGAGGCGATCGCAGCAGAGATCACCGACCGACTGGATGCGTGGCTTGCCCGCCATCGTGGCTAA
- a CDS encoding YIP1 family protein, with translation MSVIDDVIRSYRAPRAVFRRRLDLGTREDKALAVLMGGCLLVFAAQLPRLARVAHETGDDLNMLMGATMLGWIFIMPLAFYLFGTLSHILMRLIGGQGTAFGARFALFWALLCATPLWLLWGLVAGFIGEGVQMTLTGALALLAFLLFWSINLREAERRVEG, from the coding sequence ATGTCTGTGATCGACGATGTTATTCGAAGCTACCGTGCCCCGCGCGCGGTGTTTCGACGTCGGCTTGATCTGGGCACCCGCGAAGACAAGGCCTTGGCGGTTCTGATGGGCGGCTGCCTTTTGGTGTTTGCAGCCCAACTGCCACGACTGGCACGTGTCGCACATGAGACCGGCGACGACTTGAACATGTTGATGGGCGCAACCATGTTGGGCTGGATTTTCATCATGCCGCTGGCCTTCTATCTGTTCGGTACGCTCAGCCATATCCTAATGCGCCTGATTGGTGGGCAGGGCACCGCGTTTGGCGCGCGGTTCGCGCTGTTCTGGGCCCTTTTATGCGCCACACCCTTGTGGCTTCTATGGGGGCTGGTTGCCGGCTTTATCGGCGAAGGCGTGCAAATGACATTGACCGGCGCGCTTGCGCTGTTGGCTTTCTTGTTATTCTGGTCCATCAACCTGCGTGAAGCAGAACGCAGGGTGGAGGGATGA
- a CDS encoding Yip1 family protein: MRFEPGYLFGMALQTVPEPRKVARDLFDLNLPREVLWTALMLVVVLNAGLGVIAGMMFPLDPRQMGTVLASPVLLGMVEAAFMFGLSWAIYLIGRMFGGQGSLSDAIITVVWMEAIFLALQALTLILTFFAPSLAAITMVASVFLFFWILSHFVTESHGFNSAGLVFTAILGFMIIAVFALSFILILLGVEPVQITPPN; the protein is encoded by the coding sequence ATGCGGTTTGAGCCCGGTTATCTTTTCGGAATGGCCCTACAAACAGTGCCGGAGCCGCGCAAAGTGGCGCGCGACCTGTTTGATCTGAACCTGCCGCGAGAGGTCCTCTGGACAGCATTGATGCTGGTTGTCGTCCTGAATGCCGGTCTTGGTGTGATCGCCGGGATGATGTTCCCGCTAGACCCCAGACAAATGGGCACAGTTCTGGCCAGCCCGGTCCTTCTGGGCATGGTCGAGGCCGCTTTCATGTTCGGTTTATCGTGGGCGATCTATCTGATTGGTCGGATGTTTGGCGGGCAGGGCAGCTTGTCGGACGCCATCATCACCGTCGTGTGGATGGAAGCAATTTTCCTTGCCTTACAAGCGCTGACACTGATCCTTACATTCTTCGCGCCCAGTCTTGCGGCGATCACGATGGTTGCTTCGGTGTTTCTGTTCTTCTGGATATTGAGCCATTTTGTCACCGAAAGCCATGGCTTCAATTCGGCGGGGCTGGTCTTCACGGCGATCCTGGGCTTCATGATCATCGCCGTTTTTGCCCTGTCTTTCATCTTGATCTTGCTTGGCGTTGAGCCCGTGCAAATAACACCCCCTAACTGA